The DNA region AGGCCTTCTCAAGGCCCTTGGAATGAAGGACAAGAAAATTTCCGAGGTATTTCTCAGAGTGGCTTCAAACGTCGTCCTTAAAGGAATGCTTATAGGTAATCTGATAGGGTTCGGAATATGCGCGATACAATCGACGACTCATCTTCTGAAGCTGAATCCTGAGAATTACTTCCTGAGCTATGTACCGGTGCAGCTGAATGTTCCTCTGATTCTTGCGGCTGATCTGCTTGCGTATCTGCTGATAATGGCTCTTCTGCTGATTCCGGCTCTGTTCGTAAGCCGCGTCGACCCGGCGAAGACTGTCCGGGCGCAATAACGCAGAAAGCGCTGTAGAGGTTCTCCATTTCCTCCACGTATCTTACAGTCTCGTACCCCTTGAATACCCCCAGTTTGACGGCACTGTTCTTGACGATGCCCGGATCCCTCATATATGGCAGCACGGCCAGCAGGTCCGACCATCTTGAACTTGGCATACCCTTGGATTCGGCCAGCGAAATCATGTCCAGAATCCTTCCTTCGCCGGCATTATATGCGGCAAGGCTGAATTTCATGAGTTCCATCTGGTTGGCGGCCCGGGATGAGAACATCCTTTCCAGTTTTCCAAGATAGGCTGTCGCAGCAGCCAGATTTGTCTCCGGATCGAGCATGTCATCGGCCTCGTAGCGACGGGCTGTATGAGGCATCATCTGCATGAGACCTTCGGCCCCTTTTGACGAACGGGCCTCTATCCTGAAGGACGACTCTTTCCATACCAGGGCGGCAAGCATTCTCCAGTCCCAGCCGATCGCGGCGGAGTATTTCTTGAGAAGATGGTCATACGGACTCAGAGAAGGATAAGAGCGTCCGGAAGCGGCGCGGCGATATGGGGAATAGGCCGGAGTGAACCGGGCCTTGAGATTGTCGTAAGACGACCGGAGCGAGATATGGCTGAGCCAGTCGGAAACCGCATCAGTCAGCCCCTTACGCTCGTCCAGGGCGACCCAGGACGAACCGTCATCGAGAGCCGGAGACGATTTGAATCCCTTTATCTGGCAGAGAGTATCGGTCGCAGGGACGACAGCGAGATCGATTGCCCCGGAAAGCAGGGAGTCGATACAGTTGTATTCCACGTCAGCGAGGATTATCTCCATCTTGACCTGGTTGTCATTCTCGAATTCGCGGAGAAGCTCATAATTGAAGCCGAAAGGATAACTCATTGACTGTGAGCGGTAATCGGTAAGAGCGATCGCGCAGCGCAGTTCCCCGTCCTCCCCGGCAATCGAATCATACACCGAGGTCTTGCGGCTGATAGGGACAACAAGAAGCAGAATGCCTGTGGCTATCAGGAATCTGTGGATATTTTTCAGTTTCATTTATTTGCCAGACGTGCTGAGTCTGTCACTAGCTTTGCCATGCTTTCTCGTCTGTGTGTAGAACGGCCACCATACGCCGAATTTCAGGGCACGCTGAGGGCGGATATATCCCGCCGCGCTGAAGTAATCAGCAGAATCGTTCGGCCAGCCCATGCCGACATTGATCATCTTGATGAATACGCATGCCCGTTTCCACTGGACATTGACGAACGCATCGATGTAAGGGCAATCTCCGAACTTCTCGCTGGTCTGGTTGAAGAATTGTCCGGTGGCAGGATTATAGGCAGGAGCGTACCATTTTGTGGTATAGGAAACGTCAGCGCCTATCTGCATCCGCATTACTTCAGGACGTACGATGTTGAACTGCACATACCATCTCGCATTGAGGGCCAGCTTAGGCAGCGGAAGAACGTCTTCTTTCGAGGATACCTGGAAGAGAGCCCGGTTGTCGAGATGGACAGGGCCGAGAGTGAAATTTTTCGTAACCGCTACCTTGGCGACATGCATCGGAGTGGTATTCTGACGCACGATGCCGAGAGTATCGTAATAAGTGTTATTATTCAGCAGGGAATAACCGGCTTCCACGGCGAAATCCAGATGCGGAACCTCGAGCCTTCCCTCAATCTTTGTAAGGGAGATCTTAGAGAAGTCGTTTTCCCATTTGAAATGGTTAGAGTAATAGTGCTGGAGATAGAAATCAGGTTCCTTGAGACTTGTCTCGAAGTGCGCGCTGAACGACAACGGGCTCTTGCGGTGGCGGCGGAACGGATAGATATCCATCCGCGCGTCAGCGCTGATTCCGAAGTCATTTATCTCCTCACCAAGGAAGGTATAATATCCGTCTGCGTTCCACGATACGTTATCGAGGATACGTCCGCCGGCTCCACCATAGATGTAGGTGGAATTCCACACGGTGTTGGACGGTTTGTAAAGGTAACTGTCAGGAGTAAAAAGATAGTGCGACAGGATACGGTTGCCGATTCCGGCATCGACCGTAGAGACAACGGCATCCTGGGCCCAAGGCTGCAGTCTGATGAAGACTTTGTTCTCGAGTTTCATCACCCTCGTCGAATCGTAGCTCTGGACAGGGTTGATGAAGAAGTTGTCGTGGTAGAAATGGCGGGCAAGAGTATCGATGCCTTTCTGGGATATCTTGTCCGTGTAGATTCTTCTGAATGTAGAATACTCGCTGCTGTGGCCGATGAAGGCGGTAGTCACGTCGCGGACGAGAGAGTCGGCGGCAGCTTTCTTGTAAGAGGTATCCTTCGCATGAAGGAGGTCCTTGATGAAAGTCAGAGGAATCCTGTAAGTCTGGTCAAGGAATACGGTATTCTTTACGACGACAGAATTGGCCTCTTTGAGCATGATCGGGATTTCCCTGGACTTCAGCGTAGTGTCCCGGATAAAGAAACTGTCGGTAAGTCCGCCGTTCTCCTGCCTCCTCACCTTATTGTAGATATAGCCGAAGTGTGCGGTGTAACGCTTTCCGAGATAGTTTCCGTAAGCGGAGAATACCTTGTTGTCAGTTCTTTCCTTGTCGAGCATGCCGGCTGCGCCAAAACGGTCGTAGGAAAGCGCAAGGTTGAGTTCCGGGGTGATGTTCTGGGTCGTAAGCACATGGACGTCGTCCTCCGAACGGTCGGTGTTCGCCAGCAACGTACCCCAGTAGGCCAGCTCCGTATACGGAGTCTTGGTATTGTACATCGTAAGAGTCGAAGGCGATGGAGCATATGCCTCCAGAGGCTCATAGAATGAGACACCTTCGACAGAACCGCGCTTGAAGAAATCGTAATACTGGACCGGGGAACCCGCAGGTCCAAGGTAGGTGACATTGATGTCTTTGCGCGTGAATGGGTAATCATGGAACCAGTAGTTGAAGCCGGTATCCAGAGGATGCAGCTCGAGCTTGCTGAAGAACTTGTCGCGATTCCATGTTATCACTCTCTTGTATTGCATCGAATCCGGGATGGCGTAGGCGGAAAGGATACGCGGAGTATTCTCCCGGATACTGTCCCTGATAGCCCTCAGACTGTCCTTTATGGCCATGATGCTGTCAGCCATATGCTGCTGGCGCTTCATCTTCTGCTCGTAGTCGTACCTCTTGCGAGACTGCTTGTCGAGGCTGTTGTACCACTTTTCGAAACGGATCTTTGCCTGCAGAGTAGAGTCAGCGAAGTAGAGGGAATCGAGCTTTGGCCAGTCGATGCTGTCTCCTGCCGCACGGAGGGAATCCCTTACGATTACATGGGTAAGGGAATCCTTGATTGCGACATAGTATCTGTAACGGAACGGATCGGTAAGACGCAGCGAATCCGGAACCTTCATCGTATCTCTCGCAGAGATGAAGGTGGTATCCCCGACTTCCTCGAGGAAACCTTCGAGAGAGTCAGCGGCAGCCTTGTCCCCTTTCGTCCTGAATCCCGAATAGACGTTGTTGACGTAGATTACGGTATCTGGAGCTTCGGCAATGACCTGCGACCGGAATCCCGTATTGCGCGAAATGTCCATGCCGAAAGTCTGGATCGCAGCCACAGAGACCACGACCACCGGAAACCATATTTTCTTCAATATATTCCTCATTGCCAAAGCTTCACCGTTATTTTAAGATTAGAGTCCGAGCTTCTTGAAGAAGTCGTTGCCCTTGTCGTCCACCAGAATGAATGCAGGGAAATCCTCAACATGGATCTTCCAGATTGCCTCCATTCCGAGATCAGGATATTCTACGCACTCGATGCTCTTGATGCCGTCCGAAGAAAGCACTGCGGCAGGACCGCCGATAGAGCCGAGATAGAAACCGCCATGCTTCTTGCAGGCGTCGGTAACGACCTGCGTCCTGTTACCCTTGGCGATCATGACCATGCTGCCGCCGTGGCTCTGGAAGAGATCTACGTACGGGTCCATACGGTTGGCCGTCGTCGGGCCCATGGAGCCGCAAGGCATTCCTGCAGGGGTCTTGGCAGGGCCGGCGTAGAATACCGGATGGTCCTTGAAGTACTGCGGAAGGTCCTCGCCGCGGTCGAGACGCTCCTTGAGACGGGCGTGAGCGATGTCGCGGGCAACTATGATAGTACCTGAAAGGCTGAGCCTGGTAGATACAGGATATTTCGTGAGTTCCTTGAGGACTTCTGACATCGGCTGGTCGAGGTTGATCTTGACGCCGCCGTTCTCGCCCGGCCTGCGGAGCTCCTCAGGGATAAGACGGCCAGGGTTATCGTCGAGTTTCTCGATCCAGATACCGTCTTTGTTGATCTTGGCCTTGATGTTACGGTCAGCTGAGCAGCTTACGCCGAGACCGATAGGGCAGCTCGCGCCATGGCGAGGCAGACGCACGATACGGATGTCATGAGCCATGTATTTGCCGCCGAACTGGGCGCCGAGGCCGATCTTGCAGGCCTCTTCCCATACCTGCTTCTCGAGTTCGATGTCGCGGAATGCGCGGCCGGTCTCATCGCCGGTAGTAGGAAGGCTGTCATAATAATGGGTTGAAGCGAGCTTGACAGTAAGCAGGTTCTT from Bacteroidales bacterium WCE2008 includes:
- a CDS encoding Putative porin translates to MRNILKKIWFPVVVVSVAAIQTFGMDISRNTGFRSQVIAEAPDTVIYVNNVYSGFRTKGDKAAADSLEGFLEEVGDTTFISARDTMKVPDSLRLTDPFRYRYYVAIKDSLTHVIVRDSLRAAGDSIDWPKLDSLYFADSTLQAKIRFEKWYNSLDKQSRKRYDYEQKMKRQQHMADSIMAIKDSLRAIRDSIRENTPRILSAYAIPDSMQYKRVITWNRDKFFSKLELHPLDTGFNYWFHDYPFTRKDINVTYLGPAGSPVQYYDFFKRGSVEGVSFYEPLEAYAPSPSTLTMYNTKTPYTELAYWGTLLANTDRSEDDVHVLTTQNITPELNLALSYDRFGAAGMLDKERTDNKVFSAYGNYLGKRYTAHFGYIYNKVRRQENGGLTDSFFIRDTTLKSREIPIMLKEANSVVVKNTVFLDQTYRIPLTFIKDLLHAKDTSYKKAAADSLVRDVTTAFIGHSSEYSTFRRIYTDKISQKGIDTLARHFYHDNFFINPVQSYDSTRVMKLENKVFIRLQPWAQDAVVSTVDAGIGNRILSHYLFTPDSYLYKPSNTVWNSTYIYGGAGGRILDNVSWNADGYYTFLGEEINDFGISADARMDIYPFRRHRKSPLSFSAHFETSLKEPDFYLQHYYSNHFKWENDFSKISLTKIEGRLEVPHLDFAVEAGYSLLNNNTYYDTLGIVRQNTTPMHVAKVAVTKNFTLGPVHLDNRALFQVSSKEDVLPLPKLALNARWYVQFNIVRPEVMRMQIGADVSYTTKWYAPAYNPATGQFFNQTSEKFGDCPYIDAFVNVQWKRACVFIKMINVGMGWPNDSADYFSAAGYIRPQRALKFGVWWPFYTQTRKHGKASDRLSTSGK
- a CDS encoding fumarase, class I, homodimeric: MAEFKYAPMFQLGPDTTEYYKLTSDYVSVGEFEGHPILKVQPEALTLLANTAFRDVNFMLRPAHNEQVAKILSDPEASDNDKYVALMFLRNAEVAAKGKLPFCQDTGTAIIHGEKGQQVWTGFDDKEALSKGVYKTYTEENLRYSQNAPLDMYKEINTKCNLPAQIDIDAEEGMEYKFLCVVKGGGSANKTYLYQMTKAVLNPDTLVPFMIEKMRSLGTAACPPYHIAFVIGGTSAEKNLLTVKLASTHYYDSLPTTGDETGRAFRDIELEKQVWEEACKIGLGAQFGGKYMAHDIRIVRLPRHGASCPIGLGVSCSADRNIKAKINKDGIWIEKLDDNPGRLIPEELRRPGENGGVKINLDQPMSEVLKELTKYPVSTRLSLSGTIIVARDIAHARLKERLDRGEDLPQYFKDHPVFYAGPAKTPAGMPCGSMGPTTANRMDPYVDLFQSHGGSMVMIAKGNRTQVVTDACKKHGGFYLGSIGGPAAVLSSDGIKSIECVEYPDLGMEAIWKIHVEDFPAFILVDDKGNDFFKKLGL